The Pseudorasbora parva isolate DD20220531a chromosome 16, ASM2467924v1, whole genome shotgun sequence genome includes a region encoding these proteins:
- the paqr5a gene encoding membrane progestin receptor gamma-A yields the protein MLNLIKLPQVFTINQVPKVFHEDGIISGYRHPCSSAKECVLSLFQLTNETLNIWTHFLPTWFFLWKLLTVVLVQDDWQDPFTWPLLVFLLSCCVYPLASSCAHTFSTMSERARHICFFFDYGALSFYSLGSAITYSSYSFPDKWVNSTFHKYYVPIAVVNSVISTALACYSRLGLPFLQYNYHSTKRYSVEKDHKLCKRLRIIAFVYPYLFDNIPLFYRILVCSGEGCTINEANAVHYQHMSLALFTGFLFATHLPERLAPGSFDYIGHSHQLFHVFAIIGTYFQMTAIELDMAARKQWLHAHVPPITLSNTAGAAFVNVVSGLCIVYFFSLALFSTKGVKN from the exons ATGCTCAATCTCATTAAGCTACCGCAAGTGTTCACCATCAACCAAGTTCCAAAA GTCTTCCATGAAGATGGCATAATTTCAGGGTATCGTCACCCATGCAGCTCAGCCAAAGAGTGTGTGCTTAGTCTTTTCCAGCTAACAAATGAAACTCTTAATATTTGGACTCATTTTCTGCCTACATG GTTTTTCTTATGGAAACTGCTGACAGTAGTGCTGGTGCAGGATGATTGGCAGGATCCTTTCACCTGGCCCTTGCTGGTGTTCCTGCTGTCGTGCTGTGTGTACCCACTCGCTTCCAGCTGTGCTCATACCTTCAGTACCATGTCAGAACGGGCCAGGCACATCTGCTTCTTCTTTGATTATGGAGCACTTAGCTTCTACAGCCTTG GTTCTGCCATCACCTACTCTTCTTACTCATTTCCAGATAAATGGGTTAATAGCACATTTCACAAATACTATGTTCCTATAGCTGTTGTCAACTCTGTGATCTCTACTGCACTGGCCTGCTACTCAAG acTTGGTTTACCATTTCTTCAGTATAATTATCACAGCACTAAAAG GTATTCTGTGGAAAAAGATCATAAGCTCTGTAAACGTCTAAGGATAATCGCCTTTGTTTATCCATATCTCTTTGACAACATCCCTCTCTTTTATAGA ATTTTAGTGTGTTCTGGTGAGGGTTGCACCATTAATGAGGCCAATGCGGTTCACTATCAGCACATGTCATTGGCTCTCTTCACTGGCTTTCTTTTTGCCACACATCTGCCTGAACGGTTGGCTCCCGGTAGTTTTGACTACATAG GTCACAGTCATCAGCTCTTCCACGTGTTTGCTATTATTGGCACTTATTTCCAGATGACTGCTATTGAACTGGACATGGCTGCACGGAAGCAGTGGCTTCATGCTCATGTGCCACCAATCACCCTTTCAAACACTGCGGGAGCTGCATTCGTTAATGTGGTCAGCGGGCTTTGTATAGTATATTTTTTCAGTCTAGCACTTTTCTCCACCAAAGGTGTAAAAAACTAA